A stretch of uncultured Fretibacterium sp. DNA encodes these proteins:
- a CDS encoding pyridoxal-phosphate dependent enzyme, producing MIDLTMNQENLRNTVELARKRNVLIPTFKQMRDPEAHTPAGIKEKLKKTGLWDVDPANLFRITWKNQPQKSGGLYGRVNYFEVPREITGVRAKIFALCGKWFPTGAHKVGASFGCLVPRLVTGQFDPTCHKAVWPSTGNYCRGGAYNAQLLGCESVAILPEGMSKERFDWLRTVAGEIIATPGTESNVKEIYDKVAEIRATRPEAVIFNQFDELGNHLWHYTVTGRAMEELFNDVKGAKDRFAGVVVTSGSAGTTASGDYLREVFPTFKFGVGEALQCPTLLLNGFGDHRIEGIGDKHVPW from the coding sequence ATGATCGATCTGACGATGAATCAGGAGAATCTGAGAAACACGGTTGAGCTGGCCAGAAAGCGTAACGTCCTGATCCCCACGTTCAAGCAGATGCGGGATCCCGAGGCTCACACTCCTGCCGGCATCAAGGAAAAACTGAAAAAGACCGGGCTCTGGGACGTCGATCCTGCAAACCTCTTCCGGATCACCTGGAAAAATCAGCCTCAGAAGAGCGGCGGGCTCTACGGCAGGGTCAATTACTTCGAGGTTCCGCGTGAGATAACCGGGGTTCGGGCAAAAATTTTTGCCCTTTGCGGCAAGTGGTTCCCCACGGGGGCCCATAAGGTGGGGGCGAGTTTCGGCTGCCTCGTCCCGCGCCTTGTGACGGGACAGTTCGACCCGACGTGCCACAAGGCCGTCTGGCCCTCCACCGGAAACTATTGCCGCGGAGGGGCCTATAATGCTCAGCTCCTGGGCTGCGAGTCCGTCGCCATCCTCCCCGAGGGAATGAGCAAGGAGCGGTTCGACTGGCTCAGGACCGTTGCGGGCGAGATCATCGCCACCCCCGGTACGGAGAGCAACGTCAAGGAGATCTACGACAAGGTCGCCGAGATTCGTGCGACGCGCCCCGAGGCGGTCATCTTCAATCAGTTCGACGAACTGGGCAACCACCTGTGGCACTACACGGTGACCGGACGGGCCATGGAGGAGCTCTTCAATGACGTCAAAGGCGCGAAGGACCGTTTTGCCGGCGTCGTCGTGACATCCGGGTCCGCCGGGACGACCGCCTCGGGCGACTATCTGCGCGAGGTCTTCCCAACCTTCAAGTTTGGGGTGGGGGAGGCCCTCCAGTGTCCGACCCTGCTCCTTAACGGGTTCGGAGATCACCGCATCGAGGGGATCGGCGACAAGCACGTCCCCTGGG
- the glyA gene encoding serine hydroxymethyltransferase, which yields MKTAKEFLAATDPEIYEVYTGERRRQEEGIELIASENVVAPAVLAAMGSVLTNKYAEGYPGARYYGGCEVVDVAENLARDRAKALFGCDHVNVQPHSGSQANMAVYLSVLQPGDTILAMNLSHGGHLTHGSPVNFSGRLYNFIPYGVGRETGRIDMDEVERQAMEHKPKMIVCGASAYPREIDAEAFHKIAKKVGAYLMFDIAHIAGLVAAKLHKDPVPWCDFVTTTTHKTLRGPRGGMVMCKEAFAKALDKAIFPGMQGGPLMHIIAAKAVALKLAADKSFIDYQKQVVANAKALADALTGYGFQLVSGGTDNHLMLIDLRSRKLTGKALEHALNEAGLTVNKNAVPFDTEKPTITSGIRIGTPAVTTRGFREPEMKRIAEWIDRISRDVENASLIKTVRAEVRELCAKFPVYPDLA from the coding sequence TTGAAGACGGCGAAGGAGTTTCTTGCGGCGACGGATCCTGAGATTTACGAGGTGTATACGGGCGAGCGCAGGCGTCAGGAGGAGGGCATTGAGCTGATAGCGTCGGAAAACGTCGTTGCCCCTGCGGTGCTGGCGGCCATGGGCTCGGTCCTGACCAACAAGTACGCGGAGGGCTATCCCGGCGCGCGTTATTACGGAGGCTGCGAGGTCGTCGACGTCGCGGAGAACCTCGCGCGTGATCGGGCGAAGGCGCTTTTCGGCTGCGATCACGTCAACGTACAGCCCCATTCCGGGTCCCAGGCCAACATGGCCGTGTACCTCTCCGTCCTGCAGCCGGGGGACACCATCCTGGCCATGAACCTCTCCCACGGCGGACACCTGACCCACGGCTCCCCCGTCAACTTTTCGGGCAGGCTGTACAACTTCATCCCCTACGGCGTGGGCAGGGAGACCGGGCGCATCGACATGGACGAGGTGGAACGCCAGGCCATGGAGCACAAGCCGAAGATGATCGTCTGCGGCGCCAGCGCTTACCCCCGCGAGATCGACGCGGAGGCCTTCCATAAAATCGCGAAGAAGGTCGGGGCCTACCTGATGTTCGATATCGCCCACATCGCGGGCCTCGTCGCGGCGAAGCTGCATAAGGACCCCGTGCCGTGGTGCGATTTCGTCACGACGACGACCCACAAGACCCTGCGCGGTCCGCGCGGCGGCATGGTGATGTGTAAGGAGGCGTTTGCGAAGGCCCTCGACAAGGCGATCTTTCCGGGGATGCAGGGCGGGCCCCTGATGCACATCATCGCGGCCAAGGCGGTGGCGCTCAAACTGGCGGCGGACAAGTCCTTTATCGATTATCAGAAGCAGGTCGTGGCCAACGCCAAGGCCTTGGCGGACGCCCTTACGGGCTATGGCTTCCAGCTGGTGTCCGGCGGAACCGACAATCACCTGATGCTGATCGACCTGCGCAGCAGGAAGCTGACGGGCAAAGCGCTGGAGCACGCCCTGAACGAGGCGGGACTGACGGTCAACAAGAACGCCGTTCCCTTCGACACGGAGAAGCCCACGATCACCAGCGGCATCCGAATCGGGACCCCGGCCGTGACGACCCGCGGTTTCAGGGAACCGGAGATGAAGCGCATCGCGGAGTGGATCGACCGCATCTCCAGGGACGTCGAGAACGCGTCGCTGATAAAGACCGTAAGGGCCGAGGTGCGGGAGCTGTGCGCGAAGTTCCCGGTTTATCCCGACCTGGCATAG
- a CDS encoding YgeY family selenium metabolism-linked hydrolase — MDRELDRAIGEVREGLLESIRDAIRIPSFSDEEGELAAYLADKMRFLGFDEVSLDSTGNVIGRMGGGGTLVQFDSHMDTVRVNDADEWAHPPFSGDITEGYLWGRGSVDMKSALLCSVYGAFLAKKLGYLEDKTVLVTGTVCEEYCDGVNLKLLYEELKLKPDYCIICEPSDNTIALGHTGKAQIRITAHGVSAHGSAPEKGKNAVYEMAPIIERVEALNARLSSKGKPHGTIVLSDISCVTASLNAVPSSCSIYLDRRLTFGESLEQVKGEMDELVAGRDADWEVGTLRHTTWKGAELVYEPMHEPWRIDEGHALTGALVRAYRTVAHKAPGPFSYWDFGTNAITPVALGVPVIGFGPGDSKLAHMRDERCSLDQIEEACKVYAALIREI; from the coding sequence CGAGCTTCTCGGACGAGGAGGGGGAGTTGGCGGCGTATCTCGCGGACAAGATGCGCTTTCTCGGTTTCGACGAGGTCTCCCTGGACTCCACAGGCAACGTGATCGGAAGGATGGGAGGAGGCGGCACCCTCGTCCAGTTCGACTCCCACATGGACACCGTCCGCGTCAACGACGCCGACGAATGGGCGCACCCCCCCTTCTCCGGCGACATCACGGAGGGCTACCTCTGGGGGAGGGGAAGCGTGGATATGAAGTCGGCGCTGCTCTGCAGCGTCTATGGGGCCTTCCTGGCGAAGAAGCTGGGTTACCTGGAGGATAAGACCGTCCTCGTCACCGGGACCGTCTGCGAGGAATACTGCGACGGGGTCAACCTGAAGCTTCTGTACGAGGAGCTGAAGCTGAAGCCGGATTACTGCATCATCTGCGAGCCCAGCGACAACACGATTGCCCTTGGTCACACGGGCAAGGCGCAGATTCGCATCACCGCGCACGGGGTCTCCGCGCACGGCTCCGCGCCCGAGAAGGGGAAGAACGCGGTCTATGAAATGGCCCCGATCATCGAGCGTGTGGAGGCGCTCAACGCGAGGCTCTCGTCCAAGGGGAAGCCTCACGGGACGATCGTGTTGTCCGACATCTCGTGCGTCACCGCCTCGCTGAACGCGGTCCCCAGCTCATGCAGCATCTACCTGGACCGGCGGCTGACCTTCGGGGAGAGCCTGGAGCAGGTAAAGGGGGAGATGGACGAGCTCGTCGCGGGACGGGACGCGGATTGGGAGGTCGGGACGCTCCGCCACACCACCTGGAAGGGGGCCGAGCTGGTCTACGAGCCCATGCACGAGCCCTGGAGAATCGACGAGGGCCATGCGCTGACGGGCGCCCTCGTGCGGGCCTATCGGACGGTTGCCCATAAGGCCCCCGGCCCCTTCAGCTATTGGGATTTCGGGACCAACGCCATTACGCCGGTCGCCCTGGGCGTCCCCGTTATAGGCTTTGGCCCCGGGGACAGCAAGTTGGCCCACATGCGGGACGAGCGCTGTAGCCTGGATCAGATAGAGGAAGCGTGCAAGGTCTACGCGGCTCTGATCCGAGAGATATAG